The DNA window TCTGTTGTTCCTATTACTTCAATGCACTCCAACTTGTTTTGCACCATTTGCCACATCTATATAAAGGAACATTACTCTTATGTGTTTCATGTAAGTAGTAGTGAACTAAGTGAAGGGAAAATTGTTAGTTTATAACCCTAGTAGGATCACATACCCTAATTGTTTTATCCATTGATGCACTCAATAAACAATTCCCTGCTTCAAAAAGGGTGAAACATGTTATTGTCTTTCTGTGGTCCTTCACGTCCGATATGAGAGTGGCTGTTTGTCCCTTGATCTCCCACCCCTATTACAAAGGAAAAaacctcatatatatataatatttgtatggtGCATGTGAACAAATGAAATAGAATAACTAAAGATCTAAGACCAGCTACTCCTTTTTATTCTTTGGCAGGTCTTTTTTTAGACCAGGGTTTCCTTACAGGAGTCTAGTATTGTAATACATCGTCCCACTGTCTGACACCAACTTCAATGGAAGGGTTCTTAGAGGAAATCAAACATCAACATACAATCTCAACCACTTAATCCAATACTCTTACCACTTGAGAAATCATGGATGGGTGTATAGCAGGTCTTTTGTAGTGTCCACACAAAGAGAAAACATGGTACATTTGTTTTTGTAGACATACCTTTATTGACCCATCACTATATCCACTATAAAGCAGTCCCTTGTAGTAGATAAGAGCGGTTACAGCTCCATTGTTCTTTTGACTCGCCTCCACCACTTGCGTGTGAACACAGGAAATCCTCTGAACCCGTTATGGAAGAAATGAATTCTTTTAGCAAAATCAAAGTTGTCAGAAATGCAAAACCACAatgtcatgatcaattcaaCGTGACTTGATCATTGAGTTGTTCAGATAACGTTCCTCATCACTTGGTATAGACTCTGTTTGTATTATTAGAAATTCAAATGAGGTAGACTAACCCATTTATTGGGATGGAAATAATCAGCAGCTCTAAGTAATTCCTCTGCAATCCATGTTATGGTAGACAATCGTCTGAGTGACTCTCTTACTCCTTCAGAGAAGTGAATAAGTTTCTGCATCCCTACACAGAAGAAATATATCTGTTAGCCATGATCTGAATCATTCAAGTCAATGAAGGTGGCTAGAATTTATGGGTTATGATTGTAGACACATGTGCTAACCTTTACCAGAAGTATATTTGTAGATACAGAGACATGCTAGAAGTCTTTCTTCAAGCTCCAAACCTGGATGCAAGAATTTCTGAACTTCATTAAGCAGAATATCACATGCCTTATGTTTTATATCCTCTGGACATTTCACAATTTCACATCCAATCCATGCTATGGCAGCCAGGCAGTCTCGATAAACCATTTTTGTCCCACTCCTCAGGCCGTTTTCAAGAGAACGGAATACTGGCTCCCCAGTTTTAATCAGAATTCTTGCTATCTTGCTGCACCATAAATCTGCATCCTGCAATCTCCCCCAAAAAAAATTTCTATGATCGCTACACAGAAGAGAGTAGTTTAAGAACAACATCATGTAAATGTTGGAATTATCCAACACTTGGGTacatatatatgttaataaatgGTTTAGTATGtgttattataataaagatGAAGTCCAATTAGAACTTATAATTCCTGTAGTAGTTTACCTGCATGCTTTCATCTAGCCAATTGAAGTTCCTTATCATGTTTTGGTGATGGAAGTTACTCAGACCAGTCTTCTTTAGCAACCAAGCCACAATATATGGCTGTCCTGACCACGAATAGGTTCCACTAAGATTTGACAACAAGAAAGCAGACAATTTTTGGTTTGCAGATCCCGGTTCAGATGTCACTGATTCGAGGAGGAATTCCAGTGCCTCTTCCCTGTATATACTTTTACCTGGTGAGCCTCCCTGAAATTATTATTGTCAAGCTTGTTAGATATATCTGTTTCATTTATTACTACccagagaagaaaaaaaagaactCTTACCAGCATGTCTAACTGAAGCAACAAATTTGCAGCAAGAAGTTTATGTTCATGTTCATGTTGTGATTTATTGATgatgagaaataaagtgtgcaTTGTGTTAACGTTTCCTTCTCCAATTATCCGTCTTAATAACTTATTAGCTGATGACCGTGGCATTCGAAGAATTTCATGGAAATACTTCAGAGAAACGGACATGGCATGCTCTTGCTTACAGCTCAGGAGATGTATAAAAGGAGCAACTGGAGCAAACTCTGATATATATTTCCTACATTTCCCATCAAACTGCATACACCTAATGAGAATAGTGGCCAAAGAGGTATATTCTTTCATGTTATTATAGCTTTGGATATCCAGTAGCCCAGCCAGCACTCTCGGTGCGTTAATTGCAGCCAAGTGCATGTTATTCGTCGTGTTGTCGAACGTGGTAACTAGTACTTCAATGATCATCAACGATGCTGAATAAGGCGTGGGCAATAACAAATCAAGCCTTCCCTTAACCGCATTTGAAGAAGTGCATATGATCTCTACAAGTGAAGGTAGAATTTCCAATGTCTTTATTTCTATAGGAGATGGATTcgttaaataaataagaactgCTGCCTCTTGCACATTTTTTTTCAAGGCGTTAGCCAAATCGCGTAACTGCAATCCCTTCTTCATAACTTGTTCTATCACCGATTTGTTACCTGAAACTAGGGTGGAAAGAATGGACACTGATGCCCTTATGAGTCCCACTTCCTTGGAAGTTGATATAGCTGCTAATAACTGATCCAAGATTATATCCTTCAAAAGTGTATATTTTACTCCATTCTTGTTGCTCAGGAGTCCATATACTttcacaaaattataataatctcTATCGAATCTAATCAATTCATCTGAGAAGCATAATTTTGAAACTGTTTTCTCAAGTATAGTCATTAACTCATCATATTGACTATCTTTTCCATATAGTTTCTCTTCCATGTAAGCTGATTGATGTTCTAGTACAAAGCATTTATAATTTTCTGAGGATTTTACCTCAAaaacatcatcttcttcttcttcaaaacaACTATCATTTGAATCCACAGAAACTGAGGAATCTGACTGATATTCTTTCAACATATCTCCAAGGCGTCCAGTATGTTCTTCCAGGTTACTTTCTTGATTGTCAAGTGGATGCACCTTTTCAAACTGCTTAAGAGGACTCCCATTGTAGGACATAACCTGATAATAGGTTAACCAGGCCTTATATCCCCTAGCCATGTTTCTCAATAGCTTACAATGTTGTTCATCATCATTATGATGGTCCATTGGAGAAATGCCGCAAGAACGAAGTAAACTCCTGCAAATTTTTGGAGCGAATTCTGTTTGTGTCAACTTAGGTGATACAGAAAGAGCTTGGAGGAAATGAAGAGCAGCCTGCCAGTGGTCTCCTTGGAGCTCCCGAATTGCAGAGAGATAAAAATAGGAACAGCAGACCAAGTAATTGTTTGGAACTCCTGCTGTGACGCCGTGTTCTTCTAGCAAGGCGGGTGATTGGAGCATTTCCTCTGACTTCTTCAGTCTGTTGGATCTTTCTTCTGTGCATATTGCCAGAACAGCAGCTTCGAAACTCTCTATTCCCCAATAAAGATTGGAGAGAATCGATTGTTCTGAGAATTCGAAGAATTCTTCATGATTCTGGTTTTTCTTGAGCTTGGAAAAACAGTTTGATTTCACCAGTTTTCTTGCTTTGGGATTGGAGAGAAATCCTTGTATGGGTTGGCTAATGGAAAGAACAATTGTACGTATGAATTCAATGTTGGGTCTTTCTTGGTCGAGACAATCAAATGATGATGGATAAGAAGAAGCCATGGATGGATTCAGTAGTACCCTTCTTCTTCCTCACAATGAGGAATGAAGGGAAGTAGAGATCAGAGACATGTAtgtatatatcatatatatgaatGGTGGGTAAGGAGGAATAAGGAAGCTGCTTGCTTCAAAAGAATGGAAAGAAGAATATAGTAATGTTTTTCGCCATGTTCCTCCCTCGAGACAGACAGATTAATGCGTTTATCTTCTCCAGACTCCCCCAGTATTAGTAAGTGGTACTCTTTTCACTCTTTTGTCTTTTTCAGGGATCATGGGGGGACCGGACCACCATCATATTTCTACAACAAATCTTAtgtctctcacacacacacacaaacacgcagacgaagaagaagaagaacataaACCACGAAAACTCTAAGGTATTAGGTTATTATGTATGTAGCTTCTCCTATTTATCTTCATTAACCTAGTCTATATATGCTTACAAAGGAAACCCTATTTGGTTTAATAGAATACAACTGATTAAGGAGGTgtaggtttttttgaaaaccaccaatgattttagttaataatgaaaatgtaaatGTTACATTGGTCATTGAATAGAACAAATCTTGAATTACAATTGCATGTCCCTTAAAACAAACTATATGCTTAATTGGTAAGGTTCTCAAAGTTATTAAGATCTACTTGAATGCACAAATTCTaaggttttgaaaaaaaaacctGAAAATCGATAATCCAACCGAATCGATAGCTTaccggtttattggttaaccggttctaACTGTTCTGATtaaccggttaaacggttcagTTTTCGGTTGAactatttttctaacggtttaaccgataagcaggtaataatttaattatatatattataaataacatataataatatatattagtttaaattatagtttttatagaattatttaaaaaaaatctaacttatataactatctgagatttttaaaatatattatattattataatagtataatatattataacacatttttatatttatttatgaaatattattataatatattatattatcaaatattattataaatataatataaaatattattataatatattatatattaacaataatataatatattataaca is part of the Impatiens glandulifera chromosome 1, dImpGla2.1, whole genome shotgun sequence genome and encodes:
- the LOC124918993 gene encoding putative E3 ubiquitin-protein ligase LIN-1, encoding MASSYPSSFDCLDQERPNIEFIRTIVLSISQPIQGFLSNPKARKLVKSNCFSKLKKNQNHEEFFEFSEQSILSNLYWGIESFEAAVLAICTEERSNRLKKSEEMLQSPALLEEHGVTAGVPNNYLVCCSYFYLSAIRELQGDHWQAALHFLQALSVSPKLTQTEFAPKICRSLLRSCGISPMDHHNDDEQHCKLLRNMARGYKAWLTYYQVMSYNGSPLKQFEKVHPLDNQESNLEEHTGRLGDMLKEYQSDSSVSVDSNDSCFEEEEDDVFEVKSSENYKCFVLEHQSAYMEEKLYGKDSQYDELMTILEKTVSKLCFSDELIRFDRDYYNFVKVYGLLSNKNGVKYTLLKDIILDQLLAAISTSKEVGLIRASVSILSTLVSGNKSVIEQVMKKGLQLRDLANALKKNVQEAAVLIYLTNPSPIEIKTLEILPSLVEIICTSSNAVKGRLDLLLPTPYSASLMIIEVLVTTFDNTTNNMHLAAINAPRVLAGLLDIQSYNNMKEYTSLATILIRCMQFDGKCRKYISEFAPVAPFIHLLSCKQEHAMSVSLKYFHEILRMPRSSANKLLRRIIGEGNVNTMHTLFLIINKSQHEHEHKLLAANLLLQLDMLGGSPGKSIYREEALEFLLESVTSEPGSANQKLSAFLLSNLSGTYSWSGQPYIVAWLLKKTGLSNFHHQNMIRNFNWLDESMQDADLWCSKIARILIKTGEPVFRSLENGLRSGTKMVYRDCLAAIAWIGCEIVKCPEDIKHKACDILLNEVQKFLHPGLELEERLLACLCIYKYTSGKGMQKLIHFSEGVRESLRRLSTITWIAEELLRAADYFHPNKWRISCVHTQVVEASQKNNGAVTALIYYKGLLYSGYSDGSIKGWEIKGQTATLISDVKDHRKTITCFTLFEAGNCLLSASMDKTIRMWQMVQNKLECIEVIGTTEPIQSLDSYRKQILAISLSHEMKVFDTSSMDRDITKAKNVKCMKVIHGKVFIGCMDSSIWEIDLCKNQDREIKPASKVWKMQSRPISSIAVYKEWLYCSSLTVEGSSIKEWRRQNKPHVTIVPEGGNHVQAMEIVEDFIYINCNQSPSTLQIWLRGTQQKVGRLSAGKNITSLLVANDMVLCGTETGVIKGWIPL